From the Phoenix dactylifera cultivar Barhee BC4 chromosome 10, palm_55x_up_171113_PBpolish2nd_filt_p, whole genome shotgun sequence genome, one window contains:
- the LOC120112197 gene encoding uncharacterized protein At4g14100-like isoform X2, with translation MTPPSLLLFLLLVSISSNPSTKATGAGAAAESPPTPTPWPLQFHSLLYVNGSGELSVVDLWYDWPNSRNFNIIQHQLGTLLYDLEWDNGTSFYYTLDDSRHCQTYHFDVGILRPDWLDGANYLGQQRVDGFLCNVWEKVQFIWYYEDVETKRAVQWVFYTVTGGILKWSW, from the exons ATGACTCCTCCAtcactcctcctcttcctcctcctcgtctCCATCTCCTCCAATCCCTCAACAAAAGCCACAGGCGCAGGAGCAGCAGCAGAGTCCCCTCCCACCCCAACCCCATGGCCACTCCAATTCCACTCCCTCCTCTACGTCAACGGCAGCGGCGAGCTCTCGGTAGTGGACCTCTGGTACGACTGGCCCAACTCTCGCAATTTCAACATCATCCAGCACCAGCTCGGGACCCTCCTCTACGACCTCGAGTGGGACAACGGCACCTCCTTCTACTACACCCTCGACGACTCGCGTCACTGCCAGACCTACCACTTCGACGTAGGCATTCTCCGCCCCGATTGGCTCGACGGTGCCAATTACCTCGGCCAGCAGCGCGTCGATGGCTTCCTCTGCAATGTCTGGGAGAAGGTCCAGTTCATCTGGTACTATGAGGATGTCGAGACCAAGCGTGCGGTGCAATGGGTCTTCTACACAG TTACAGGAGGTATCCTGAAGTGGAGTTGGTGA
- the LOC120112197 gene encoding uncharacterized protein At4g14100-like isoform X1, producing MTPPSLLLFLLLVSISSNPSTKATGAGAAAESPPTPTPWPLQFHSLLYVNGSGELSVVDLWYDWPNSRNFNIIQHQLGTLLYDLEWDNGTSFYYTLDDSRHCQTYHFDVGILRPDWLDGANYLGQQRVDGFLCNVWEKVQFIWYYEDVETKRAVQWVFYTGRSVHVMTFEVGAVLEDAKWQAPVYCFEKKEENLKFQSIISESFQESLMSKKYLRGLKSI from the exons ATGACTCCTCCAtcactcctcctcttcctcctcctcgtctCCATCTCCTCCAATCCCTCAACAAAAGCCACAGGCGCAGGAGCAGCAGCAGAGTCCCCTCCCACCCCAACCCCATGGCCACTCCAATTCCACTCCCTCCTCTACGTCAACGGCAGCGGCGAGCTCTCGGTAGTGGACCTCTGGTACGACTGGCCCAACTCTCGCAATTTCAACATCATCCAGCACCAGCTCGGGACCCTCCTCTACGACCTCGAGTGGGACAACGGCACCTCCTTCTACTACACCCTCGACGACTCGCGTCACTGCCAGACCTACCACTTCGACGTAGGCATTCTCCGCCCCGATTGGCTCGACGGTGCCAATTACCTCGGCCAGCAGCGCGTCGATGGCTTCCTCTGCAATGTCTGGGAGAAGGTCCAGTTCATCTGGTACTATGAGGATGTCGAGACCAAGCGTGCGGTGCAATGGGTCTTCTACACAG GAAGATCTGTCCATGTGATGACCTTCGAGGTGGGAGCGGTGCTTGAAGATGCGAAATGGCAGGCCCCTGTATACTGTTtcgagaaaaaagaagagaacctGAAGTTTCAATCCATCATTTCAGAAAGTTTTCAGGAGAGCCTAATGTCAAAGAAATATCTGAGAGGGTTAAAAAGTATTTGA
- the LOC120112197 gene encoding uncharacterized protein At4g14100-like isoform X3: protein MTPPSLLLFLLLVSISSNPSTKATGAGAAAESPPTPTPWPLQFHSLLYVNGSGELSVVDLWYDWPNSRNFNIIQHQLGTLLYDLEWDNGTSFYYTLDDSRHCQTYHFDVGILRPDWLDGANYLGQQRVDGFLCNVWEKVQFIWYYEDVETKRAVQWVFYTGGILKWSW from the exons ATGACTCCTCCAtcactcctcctcttcctcctcctcgtctCCATCTCCTCCAATCCCTCAACAAAAGCCACAGGCGCAGGAGCAGCAGCAGAGTCCCCTCCCACCCCAACCCCATGGCCACTCCAATTCCACTCCCTCCTCTACGTCAACGGCAGCGGCGAGCTCTCGGTAGTGGACCTCTGGTACGACTGGCCCAACTCTCGCAATTTCAACATCATCCAGCACCAGCTCGGGACCCTCCTCTACGACCTCGAGTGGGACAACGGCACCTCCTTCTACTACACCCTCGACGACTCGCGTCACTGCCAGACCTACCACTTCGACGTAGGCATTCTCCGCCCCGATTGGCTCGACGGTGCCAATTACCTCGGCCAGCAGCGCGTCGATGGCTTCCTCTGCAATGTCTGGGAGAAGGTCCAGTTCATCTGGTACTATGAGGATGTCGAGACCAAGCGTGCGGTGCAATGGGTCTTCTACACAG GAGGTATCCTGAAGTGGAGTTGGTGA